From Gallus gallus isolate bGalGal1 chromosome 14, bGalGal1.mat.broiler.GRCg7b, whole genome shotgun sequence, one genomic window encodes:
- the LOC121106544 gene encoding zinc finger CCCH domain-containing protein 11A-like isoform X2, whose product MSRQGDDCYFYFYSTCTKGDSCPFRHCAAALGGERVCRLWMAGCCFSSNCKFRHMRIDKRRSEIPCYWENQPGGCQKAHCAFLHLKERGGNGLAVPPSQKADASGLPPKSGLAESLGNQTELEKAPRRGGRKVAVRRIDWKTTFPPMQRRKRKAARMHPSAAEGTDEPPERKLPMAILASAPPEYTLVSAEVTKLPSSLELLLPGRQADSVAQPEVSSSPSQYSQAADETQQLSCTEAGKALVSEDDDEDLEKLLMEMTGEELEGESDVDAEKDVDELLLELSDIIDSVTL is encoded by the exons ATGAGTCGGCAAGGAGACGACTGCTACTTCTACTTCTACTCAACCTGCACTAAG GGAGACAGCTGTCCCTTCCGCCACTGTGCAGCGGCTCTGGGAGGTGAACGAGTCTGCCGACTGTGGATGGCGGGTTGCTGTTTCAGCAGCAACTGCAAGTTCAGGCACATGAGAATTGAT aAGAGGCGCAGTGAGATTCCGTGCTATTGGGAGAATCAACCAGGAGGCTGCCAGAAAGCCCACTGCGCTTTTCTTCACCTGAAGGAACGCGGTGGGAACGGACTGGCCGTACCACCAAGCCAAA AAGCTGACGCGAGTGGCCTTCCTCCAAAGAGCGGCCTTGCAGAAAGTCTGGGGAACCAGACAGAGCTTGAGAAAGCACCAAGGAGAG GTGGACGCAAGGTGGCCGTGAGGCGTATTGATTGGAAAACCACCTTCCCCCCAATGCAGAGAcgcaaaagaaaagcagcaaggatGCATCCATCTGCTGCTGAGGGCACGGATGAGCCCCCAGAGAGGAAACTACCCATG GCGATTCTTGCTTCAGCCCCGCCCGAATACACCTTGGTCAGCGCTGAGGTCACAAAACTTCCAAGCAG CCTGGAACTGCTGCTTCCAGGAAGGCAGGCAGACTCCGTGGCACAGCCGGAGGTCTCGAGCTCACCATCCCAGTACTCGCAAGCAGCAGATGAGacgcagcagctgagctgcacagaggcGGGGAAAGCACTCGTCTCTGAAGACGACGACGAAGACCTTGAGAAGCTACTGATGGAAATGACAGGAGAAGAACTGGAAGGAGAAAGTGATGTGGATGCTGAGAAGGATGTGGATGAGCTCCTTCTGGAACTGTCTGACATCATTGACAGTGTAACACTGTAG
- the LOC121106544 gene encoding zinc finger CCCH domain-containing protein 11A-like isoform X1, translated as MGTFQAVLLFSCVVSFCVQGDSCPFRHCAAALGGERVCRLWMAGCCFSSNCKFRHMRIDKRRSEIPCYWENQPGGCQKAHCAFLHLKERGGNGLAVPPSQKADASGLPPKSGLAESLGNQTELEKAPRRGGRKVAVRRIDWKTTFPPMQRRKRKAARMHPSAAEGTDEPPERKLPMAILASAPPEYTLVSAEVTKLPSSLELLLPGRQADSVAQPEVSSSPSQYSQAADETQQLSCTEAGKALVSEDDDEDLEKLLMEMTGEELEGESDVDAEKDVDELLLELSDIIDSVTL; from the exons ATGGGCACGTTTCAGGCTGTACTCCTATTTTCCTGTGTGGTTTCCTTTTGCGTGCAGGGAGACAGCTGTCCCTTCCGCCACTGTGCAGCGGCTCTGGGAGGTGAACGAGTCTGCCGACTGTGGATGGCGGGTTGCTGTTTCAGCAGCAACTGCAAGTTCAGGCACATGAGAATTGAT aAGAGGCGCAGTGAGATTCCGTGCTATTGGGAGAATCAACCAGGAGGCTGCCAGAAAGCCCACTGCGCTTTTCTTCACCTGAAGGAACGCGGTGGGAACGGACTGGCCGTACCACCAAGCCAAA AAGCTGACGCGAGTGGCCTTCCTCCAAAGAGCGGCCTTGCAGAAAGTCTGGGGAACCAGACAGAGCTTGAGAAAGCACCAAGGAGAG GTGGACGCAAGGTGGCCGTGAGGCGTATTGATTGGAAAACCACCTTCCCCCCAATGCAGAGAcgcaaaagaaaagcagcaaggatGCATCCATCTGCTGCTGAGGGCACGGATGAGCCCCCAGAGAGGAAACTACCCATG GCGATTCTTGCTTCAGCCCCGCCCGAATACACCTTGGTCAGCGCTGAGGTCACAAAACTTCCAAGCAG CCTGGAACTGCTGCTTCCAGGAAGGCAGGCAGACTCCGTGGCACAGCCGGAGGTCTCGAGCTCACCATCCCAGTACTCGCAAGCAGCAGATGAGacgcagcagctgagctgcacagaggcGGGGAAAGCACTCGTCTCTGAAGACGACGACGAAGACCTTGAGAAGCTACTGATGGAAATGACAGGAGAAGAACTGGAAGGAGAAAGTGATGTGGATGCTGAGAAGGATGTGGATGAGCTCCTTCTGGAACTGTCTGACATCATTGACAGTGTAACACTGTAG